From the Thomasclavelia ramosa DSM 1402 genome, the window TATGAAAAAATAATTATGGTATTAAGTGAACCTGATTATTTAGACTAAAAGTAAATATAAATACTACTTAGATGTTAATTATTTTAATTTGTAGGTTGAACAATAAAAAAGGAGATTTTAACTTAATTAGAGTAAAATCTCTTTTTTATTGTTTAGTGGGTGTATTCAATTGTTTCTTTTGAAAGTAACCAGTTGAAAAAATAATTATTACTCCAATTATTGTAATTAAACATGCAAATATAAACATCATATTTAAACCATATTGATCTTGTAAAATACCGCCAAAAAGATTTCCTATAGTAGATCCTACCCCAGAAGTCATAATCCCTATCATTGTTTGACCCATCATTTGATCATGACTTTTGAGGTTATATGTTACATAGTAAGTTATCACTGCTGTTAGTAATCCATACGATAAACTTTGCATCATCATTCCAATGAATAAAACAGGGAGACTAGGTGCTAGACAAATAGTAAAATTTCGAATAATATAGAAAAAAGCTGCAACCATAATTAAAGTGATACTGTCATATCTTCTAATTAACCTTGGAGTAATTGCCATAACAGGCATTTCGCTAGCTGCCATGAAGAAGATTGCAACACCGTACAATGAAGTATTACCGCCAAGATTTTTAACGACATTGATTAAATAAGTTGATAGCGAAGTTGCAGCAGCAAACATAAAGGAGAAGCCTAAGAGAATGAAAAAGAAGACTTTATAATTTTTAATAATTGTAAAAATATTCCCTTCTTTTTTATGGGTCGCCTGTTTAACATTGGTATTTGGCAAAGAATATAAAATTACTAAATCTAAAATTGCAGAAATGACGAAGACATATGCTAAAATAGTCGGGTTAAAAAATTCAATGAACTGACCCAAGAGCACAGCACTAACAGCATAAGATATAGAACCCATTCCTCTTGCTAAGCCAAAATTTATTTCTTTTCCGTCTTGAATATAGTTCATTGCAATCATTGATAAAAAAGGAACTGTTGAAACAATTAATGACATCATTGAAACATATAAAAGCATGATTAGAATAACTGATAAATCAACTAAAGCTAAAGTTAAAAAAGCTCCAGCAATAATCAAATAAATAATAGATAATAGCTGCTTAATTGTTAGGCCTTTTATTTTTGAAATTAAAGATGTGACAAACGGAGATAAAAAAATCGTTAAAATACACCCGCTTCCAGAAACAATGCCGATTTCAGTGTTGCTCATTCCTTTATATTGAAGAAATACGGCAACATATCCGTAAATGCAACAAGTTGCCATCCAATATAAAATATGCAATAAATTATATTTCATTTGTAGTTTTTTCATTTTTCTTGTCCTCATACTCTCCATGAAAAACAAAATAGCTCTCGAGATGATACTCAAAGCTATTCGTTATTTAGTTGTAAATCCATCATATTTTAAGATTAATATAGCAATTTTTATTTCTTCGAGCAAGAAAAATAGAGGTTTTTCAAAGATTGAAAAAATAAATAAAGATATTGATTTTTTAAGAACCAATATCTTTATTATAAAATTAGCAATACTTATATTTTAATAGTGTGAATTATGATTGATCAATGGCTTTAACAACACGACAGGGATTACCAAAAGCTAATACATTTGGTGGTATATCTTTGGTAACGACACTACCAGCGCCAATTACTGAACCATGCCCTATTTTTACCCCTGGTAAAACAACGACATTACCTCCAAGCCATGTGTTATCACCAATTTCAATTGGCATTGCTTTTTCTAAACCTTGGTTTCGACGTTTATAATCAAGCGGGTGAATAGCTGTATACAGGCCAACAGAAGGTCCGATATATACGTTACTACCAATATTGATCTTGGCTCCATCCATAAAATAAGCATTGGAATTAATAAATACATTATGACCAAAGGTGATTAAATTACCACAATCACAAAAGAAAGGTGAGATGATTTCAAGATTGCTATTCTCATTTTGGAATAGTTCATTTAAAATTTTTTGTCGAATATCCTGGTCTAGTGGGTCGGTATGATTATATTTAAAACAAAGGTGATGGGTATTCAGACGATCTGTTAAAACTTTTTGATCGTTATTAGCATCATACCACATCCCTAATAAAGCTTTTTCTCTTTCGGTAATGTTAGAAACATTAAAAAGGTCTAATAATGTTTTTAAAACGCCATAATGATTATTTGAAGGGATAATCTTATAGGCAATATTTTTAATACTTTGATTGGCATTTTCCATTACAAAACTATATTTTGCTTTTTTTAGCATTTCTAGGTCATTTGGACTATCCCCAAATACAGCACATTCCTCTAATGATAGGTTATAGCGCTTACATAATAGCTCAAGTGCAGTACCTTTATTATATCGTGGATCAATTAAGTCAATACTTTGATGACCACTGGAAACTGGTTTAATGATATTTCCGATATCATCAGTTAGCCTATTTAAAATATTTTTAGAATCTTCAGCTGGAACAAATAAAGCAAATTTTACAATCGTGTCATTAATTTCATCTAACGATTCAATCATTTCAAGTCGGTGATAGTATTTAGAATATACATTATAAAATTCATTTGACGCATTCAATAAATAAGCTGATTTAATTCCGCATAAACATATTTGAATACGAGAATCCTCTTGTAATTTTTTAGTTATTGTATAAATATCTTGTTTATTGATTTCACAGTGAAAAATTTCTTTTTTATTTTCAATGATATATGCACCATTTTCACTAATGTAAGTAATTTCATCTTGATAATCATCAAAAAAAGATTTTAATTGATAATATTGATTGCCACTGGCAACTACAAAATAAATATCATTTTCTTTAAAATAATTATAAATTTTTCTAAAAATTGTGCGGTTATAATGCATTTGGTCATCTAAAAAAGTACCATCCATATCAACTGCAACCAGTTTAATCATAATTTCACACTCCTTGAAAATAGTCTAACATAAATCAGTAAATGATGAATTCTATTTTTAATACGTGAAAAAATTAATGTGAGTTCAAATAAAATGTTTTTAGATGCAATAACACTAGAACGATAAATTTATAATTTGATCACACTGTTGGTATTCGCTTGGTTTATGGGAAATCATTAAAATTGTGTGTGTCTTCTTTAATTTAATTAATGTTTGAAAAATTTCATATGAAGTCTTTTCATCAAGAGCACTAGTTATTTCATCAAATAATAAAATTTTAGAATTTTTTAGAAGTGCTCGAGCAATTGCTAGCCTTTGTTGTTGTCCTCCAGAAAAATTTAAAGCACCGTCACTTAAAATAGTATCGTATTGTTTTGGTAGTGACATAATATATTCGTCGATTTCTGCCTGTTGACAAGCTTTTTTGATATTATTGATATCAGGATCAATAAGTGCAAGGTTTTCATAAATTGACATATTGAACAAATACGGATGTTGGGCAACACAAGTTAAAATCTGTGAATATTTTATCCTAGAATACTTGTCTATTGGATGTGTACCAATCAATATCTTACCACTAGTTGGTTTTTCAAAGCGCAAAAGTAAATTGAATAAAGTACTTTTTCCACAACCACTGGGACCGATTATTGCAATTAATGAATTTGACTTTAGGTTTAAATTGAAGTTTTGAAAGACTGTTTTTTCACGATAAGAAAAAGTAACATTTTTAAATGTAATACAAAATTCATTTGGTTTGATCATATCATCATTAAGAAAATATTCATTACACGATGAATTAATAAAATTATCATAACGATCAATTGATACATTTTTTATTCTGAGTTCACCTAAGGTAGAAATAAAGTCACTTAAAGAGCTGAATAAAGTTCCAAAATAAGACTGGATAATGAGTACTGTGTCAATTTCAAACTTGCCATTTAGACAATTATAGCAGGCATAGAACATTAGAATAATTTCTGTACACATTGTGATACTAGGACTAATTATGTTACTGATTATTTTATTGTTAATTTGTTTATCGTGAATGTTTAGATAAGCTTTGTTCAACAATTGATATTTGGCATGTAACTGATCAAGAATACTGAAAATTTTGATATCTCGTAAACCGTTAAGCAGTTGACTGTAAAATTGCATTTCATCATCAGCTTTCAATTTTCCTTCTTTGGTTAGAATTTCAAATTTATCATTATATATGTTTAAAATATAGATAACGATACTATTGATGATACATCCTAAGATCATTAAGCTGATACTAATTTGACTAAGAATAATAATTGAAATAATAAAAGATAGAAATAGCAAGATAGCTTGAGATAGCCAAGTACCAAACTCTGCGAGTAATTTAATATCACCATTAATGATATTAAGAATTTCTCCTTTGCTGTGATTAGTAAAGTATTTCATATTAATAATATCTAATTTTTTAATCATATCATTTTGTAATTTTAGGTAGACATCATTATATAGCTTTTTTTCAATATTATAGCTGATAATTTTAAATAACTTTGATGCTATTTTAAGAACAAAATACAAGATCATGGTAATTATGACCATTTTACTATTTTGTTTAGTTAAATAATTAATCGTTAAGCTAAACAATAAACTTGTAAACATATAAGGACCATTTGCTAATAAAGAAGCTAAGACCAGTATAAAGGTTATTTTTTTATTAGCTTTAGTAACTTGAAAATATTTTTTAATAATTCTTAGATTTTTCATTTTAGAAATTTATTTATAGCATTTTTTAAAAGAGTTTGGATTTCTTCCTCTTTTAAAGCCATGTTACCACCATATATTTGAGTTGCAATTCCATGGGTATAAAAACGAATATCACGATAAAGTATCTCACTTTCTTTAATTGTAATACCAAATTGTTGTGCTGAATATTCAATCGTTTCACGATTCCAAGCGGAATGGACGACTTCTTCAATGGAACGAGTTTTGATAAATTCATTGACAAACAATGCTCCAAATAGATTCTTTTCTTTGATGGCAAAATCAATATAAGCAAAAGACATCGTGTAAAGATAATTATTTTTATCAAGATGTGCTAAGATGAAATCGTTGTAATATGCATCAATTTTTTTCTTTAATTCAAATTTTAATTCATTCATATCATTAAAAACCTTAAAGATGGGCATTGTTGAACAGTTTAGTTGTTTAGCGAGATAGCGTGCATTTAGATTTTCAATCCCCTCGGATTTAGTAATTTCAAATGACTTTTCAATAATTAACTCTTTTGTTATTCTTGTTTTTGGTGGCATAATTGACTCCTTTCATATAAAATAACATATGTTATATAACAATTGTTATTTTATATAAGAACATGTACTTTGTCAATATACAAGGGATAAATGTTTAATAAACATATTTTACATATACTGCTCTTTTTTATCTAATCATACTATAATTTATTTGAGTTACTTTAGGTCAAGTGTTTTTATTAATTATTTTTTTAATTGTTTTAAAATAATACAAGCAGCCTTATTAATAAAATTATATATTATATAATAGTTGTATATATTTAAAAAAAGGCATGATAAGTGGTGAATATGGTTACAATAGATACGCTAATAATATAGATAGAATGTTAGATTGTAAATTACTTGAGAAAAAGGTGATATTTTTATAAACAAATGGTTTGTGATATAATATGTGCAAGAATTGGAGAGTGATAATGATGAA encodes:
- a CDS encoding ABC transporter ATP-binding protein; the protein is MKNLRIIKKYFQVTKANKKITFILVLASLLANGPYMFTSLLFSLTINYLTKQNSKMVIITMILYFVLKIASKLFKIISYNIEKKLYNDVYLKLQNDMIKKLDIINMKYFTNHSKGEILNIINGDIKLLAEFGTWLSQAILLFLSFIISIIILSQISISLMILGCIINSIVIYILNIYNDKFEILTKEGKLKADDEMQFYSQLLNGLRDIKIFSILDQLHAKYQLLNKAYLNIHDKQINNKIISNIISPSITMCTEIILMFYACYNCLNGKFEIDTVLIIQSYFGTLFSSLSDFISTLGELRIKNVSIDRYDNFINSSCNEYFLNDDMIKPNEFCITFKNVTFSYREKTVFQNFNLNLKSNSLIAIIGPSGCGKSTLFNLLLRFEKPTSGKILIGTHPIDKYSRIKYSQILTCVAQHPYLFNMSIYENLALIDPDINNIKKACQQAEIDEYIMSLPKQYDTILSDGALNFSGGQQQRLAIARALLKNSKILLFDEITSALDEKTSYEIFQTLIKLKKTHTILMISHKPSEYQQCDQIINLSF
- a CDS encoding WHG domain-containing protein — protein: MPPKTRITKELIIEKSFEITKSEGIENLNARYLAKQLNCSTMPIFKVFNDMNELKFELKKKIDAYYNDFILAHLDKNNYLYTMSFAYIDFAIKEKNLFGALFVNEFIKTRSIEEVVHSAWNRETIEYSAQQFGITIKESEILYRDIRFYTHGIATQIYGGNMALKEEEIQTLLKNAINKFLK
- a CDS encoding Cof-type HAD-IIB family hydrolase, with the protein product MIKLVAVDMDGTFLDDQMHYNRTIFRKIYNYFKENDIYFVVASGNQYYQLKSFFDDYQDEITYISENGAYIIENKKEIFHCEINKQDIYTITKKLQEDSRIQICLCGIKSAYLLNASNEFYNVYSKYYHRLEMIESLDEINDTIVKFALFVPAEDSKNILNRLTDDIGNIIKPVSSGHQSIDLIDPRYNKGTALELLCKRYNLSLEECAVFGDSPNDLEMLKKAKYSFVMENANQSIKNIAYKIIPSNNHYGVLKTLLDLFNVSNITEREKALLGMWYDANNDQKVLTDRLNTHHLCFKYNHTDPLDQDIRQKILNELFQNENSNLEIISPFFCDCGNLITFGHNVFINSNAYFMDGAKINIGSNVYIGPSVGLYTAIHPLDYKRRNQGLEKAMPIEIGDNTWLGGNVVVLPGVKIGHGSVIGAGSVVTKDIPPNVLAFGNPCRVVKAIDQS
- a CDS encoding MFS transporter, whose product is MKKLQMKYNLLHILYWMATCCIYGYVAVFLQYKGMSNTEIGIVSGSGCILTIFLSPFVTSLISKIKGLTIKQLLSIIYLIIAGAFLTLALVDLSVILIMLLYVSMMSLIVSTVPFLSMIAMNYIQDGKEINFGLARGMGSISYAVSAVLLGQFIEFFNPTILAYVFVISAILDLVILYSLPNTNVKQATHKKEGNIFTIIKNYKVFFFILLGFSFMFAAATSLSTYLINVVKNLGGNTSLYGVAIFFMAASEMPVMAITPRLIRRYDSITLIMVAAFFYIIRNFTICLAPSLPVLFIGMMMQSLSYGLLTAVITYYVTYNLKSHDQMMGQTMIGIMTSGVGSTIGNLFGGILQDQYGLNMMFIFACLITIIGVIIIFSTGYFQKKQLNTPTKQ